The sequence GATCCCGGAAGCCGTCGATTTCGTCCTCCGCACCATCGAGGAAACCGAGCACGTCAAACCGCGGGTCTATGTTTCCCGGGAAATGCGTTCGGTGGAGAACGATTACGCCCCGGGCGTCGATGACCTCCGCAAGAAGATCGCCGCCTCCCTCCATTCGCGGGAAACCACCGAGCTCGACCACGAGGCCTTGCTCACCCTGCTGGAGGACGCGAACCGCAGTTTCAACGTCCTCGTCATCCGCACCACCACCGCCCTGCCGTACTCCAGCGTCTTCATGGAACTCCAGCCCGGCTACTGGGACGGGGACTCCGAGGCCCACCTGCGGGAGAAGATCCAGCGGGAACGCGACCGCGCAAACAAGCTGGCGCGCCCGCTGTGAGGCGTGCATCTTGCCGCCGTGAGCCGCAAAGACGAAGAAATCCGGTTGGAGCGCGAGAGCGCGTGGGTGGGGGACGCCGTGTTGGCCTTGTTCGCCCGTGAGTTCGTGCTGAGGGAGCGCCAGACCATGGACGGCGTCTGGTTCACCCGCCTCACCTCGAATGATTTCCTCAGCGCCTTCGGCAATCCCACCCGCGTCGAGGCCTCCATCGGCAAGCTTTACCGCGAACAAGGCCTCGCCGCCGCTTTCGCCTGGATCGAAAGCGAAATGCTCCCGCTCTTCCGCAAGCAAATCGCCAACAAACCCTAGCTGGGATACTTGGCTGGGAGTAGGGACATTCTTGTCCCGTTCTTCTTCTTCTCTCCAAGCCCGTCGCACCACGCGACGGGCTTTTTCTTTTTGGGGACTCTTCCTCTTCGTAGCCGCGCTCGTGAGGTAGCGCGAGGCTCCCGCCTTGCGTGTGGGGTGGAGTTCGTTCCGCTGGAAGCGTCCGATCCTCCGAATGGAGCGTCAGAAACACGCAAGGCAGGAGCCTCGCGCTACATTGGATGCAGCTCTCTAACAGACAGCGTGTTGGGGTGCTTTAGTGCTCTTAAATCACCCCGGTGGAGCGCGTCATCTCCATCGTGATTTCCACCGCGAGCCGACGTCGCAATCCACTTACCCACAGCGCATTACTATCGATTTAACAATCCCCTCCGCCCGCTCTAACAGCCCTCTGTTAGGCATTGCGGTCCGTTTCACGCCCGATTCGTCCCCAAACCCGCTTTTGGGGCCCTGTTGGAGCCCGTTTTGGGGTCGGATTGGGCCGTTTCGGTGACCATTCCGTCAGAAAAAACCGGAATTCTTCCTGTTGATTTTGAATGGTTTGGGGTAATCTTGCGGGTTCGTCGTGAAAAAACATCACGAAAGGCATTGACCCGCGGGGTCCGTTCAGGGTAGCTTGCGCCCGTCGCCGCTACGAAGCGCGACACGAGAGACCGACAGCCGGTCGCGGTGGAAACACCCGATCGGCTTCTTAGTCCCCTCGAAACGGATCTTTGACAATGCGGCTCAGCACGAACGGTGCCAACACTCTGCAAAGAGTCTCTGGTGCGGCGGTTTGAGGCTGAGCGGAAAAGAAAAAGGCTAAATTGTGTGCTGCGCGCCTTGAGAGGTGCGCAGGCTGAACCAGGGAAACCTGGTCAGTAGGTCCAATTTAAGCAGGTTCTTTATAGAACCTAGCACTATATTTTTACGGAGAGTTTGATTCTGGCTCAGAACGAACGCTGGCGGCGTGTTTAAGACATGCAAGTCG comes from Luteolibacter sp. LG18 and encodes:
- a CDS encoding RbsD/FucU domain-containing protein; the protein is MNFTRWILAAGMAVAASGCALQEQPGSNWKSAVATQVNQLGYRNWIVVSEASFPAHSRTGVRQISAPVEIPEAVDFVLRTIEETEHVKPRVYVSREMRSVENDYAPGVDDLRKKIAASLHSRETTELDHEALLTLLEDANRSFNVLVIRTTTALPYSSVFMELQPGYWDGDSEAHLREKIQRERDRANKLARPL